TGGTCTGGTTTTGGGCCGAAGAAAGCACGATGGCGTTGGCCAGTTCGACCGAATGAATTCCCTCGGGTGCCGGCGCGATGAGTGGTTGGCCATCGAGAATGGCATCGACGAAATTCTGCAGCACCTCGACGTGTTGGCCGCCACGGTCGGGGAAAGTAAACTTGAACTCCCTGGTCGCTGGAGCCGCAAAAGGTTTGGTTGCGGCGCGGCTGAACTCGCCCATCGGCGTTTCATTCCGGGTGAAGCTGAGCACATCGTTCTCAAACACCAGTCGCCCGTTTTCGGCGGCGACCTCGAGCCGGTTTGTGCCGGGGGCCTCGCCTGTGGACGTGATAAATACGGCGGTCGCGCCGTCGGCGTATTCGAAGCACGCGGTCACATCGTCTTCCACCTCGATGTCGTGATAGCGACCGAGTCCGCAGAATCCGCGCACGCGCTTCGGCATCCCGAAGAACCACTGGAAAAGATCGAGATTGTGGGGGCACTGGTTGAGCAGCACACCGCCCCCCTCGCCGGCCCAGGTCGCACGCCAACTACCGAGCTTGTAATACGCCTCGGGGCGAAACCAGTTAGTGATGATCCAGTTGATCCGGCGAATCTGACCGAGTTCGCCAGCCTGGATAAGTTCACGAATTTTCTTGTAGCAAGGGTCGGTGCGCTGTTGAAACATGATGGCGAAGATAAGTTTCGGGTCTTTCCGCGCGGCGATAAGCCGTTCGCAGTCGGCCTTCTGGACGGAGATCGGTTTCTCCACCAATACATGTAGGCCGGCCTGCAAGGCGTCGATGCCGCTGACGGTATGGTCGAAGTGCGGTGTGGCAATGAGCACGGCATCGACGGCACCGGAACGAATCAGTTCGTTACTGCGAGTGAAGCCTTTGGCCTGCGGGAAGCGCGCGACTTTTTCCGGGGCTGGATCGCATACGGCGGCGACTTCACAACGGTTGATCTTGCCGGACATGATGTTATCGGCATGTCCCACGCCCATATTGCCGAGGCCAATGATTCCCAAGCGAACGGATTTCATAAAACTCGCTATTGCGAGCCTCTTTCATCCTATGCCACCAGCGGCACGTCAAGCGCGTTTTCCCAGCAAAGGCCTGGCGAATATGGTTGACAGTATCCCGCCATTCTGCAATCATTTGCATTGAAGCGAGTGTTTTCAGCTAAACCAGCAGTGGGATGAGGCACATGGGAGCTATTTGTCTTAACAACGAAGCGATTTGGCCTGTCTCCTGCCGGTCAATTATCATCCTGAAAGGAGGCCAAAGAGCTTGAGTGGTCGAAGGCGTATCCTACTACGGATGCGGTGGTTATAACAGAAACTTGTTCAGCGGTTGCGAGCCGCTGACGGGATAGTGAAAAACAAAAAGAGGCGAAAGGTGAGGGTAGCAAAATGAATGGGATCAGTAAATTCATCGGAAGTTCAGTATGCGCGGTGGCGTTTCTGTTTGCCGTGGGCGAAGTGTCGGCGGCAAACCTTATCGCGAACCCCGGCTTTGAAACCGGAACTACGGCGAGTTGGTTGACATTGGGTACGGGCGTAGGGGCCACCATTACGGTCCAGACTCCGGATAACGGTCCTTCGGCAGCCGGATCGTTTAATGCGTACATGACCAATTCGATTGCAGCCAACAACCTGGCGCTGCAGCAGAGCACGCCGAACGGCAGCGCGGTCCCCGGATTGGTGAACTATTCGTTCGATCTGAAGTTTGGTAGTTCGCTTAACGGCGGAGTCTTCTTCGTTCATATATGGGACGTAAACTCGGTTGGCGGAGTTATCGATCAAGGCCCCGGACTGCTTCAGCCTAACGTTGCCAACGACGGCAATTGGCACACGTTCGCTGGTTCGTTCACGGCTCCGGCGACTGTGAATCATCTGGAAATCGAGTTCGATTGCACGACGGGAGCAGCGGCTGGCAGTGCGGAATCAATGCACGTCGACAATGTGTCGCTCACCCAGGCGGTACCCGAACCGACGACCGTGACGCTGGTCGGTCTTGGATTGTTTGGCGCCGTTGCGTTCGGACGCAAGCGCAAGTCGTAATTCAAGCTTTTGTGTGGGAGGGCCCAGCCGCGCGGCGGGCTCTCCCAACATTGGCCCACTGTTGAATGGCATACGTCCACCTAAATCGTGGACGTTTTTCATGCTCACATTGCAACAGCACAATTCTTATCTGAATCCAGTGCATGATTAGTTCACTGGCGACCCGTCGCTTGGGAAAATCCGGGATTGAGATCTCCGTCATCGGAACCGGCTTGTGGGCAGTCGGCGGAGGTTGGGGACCGGTAGATGACCAGCAGGCACTCGGCGCCATTGACGCCTCACTGGAAGCCGGTATCAACTTTTTCGACACCGCCGACGTCTATGGCAATGGCCACAGTGAGGAATTGCTTGGCAAAGCCATGCGGGGGCGGCGGGAGCGATTTGTGGTGGCAACCAAGATCGGTTGGGCCGGCTATGACGGCAAGAACAACCGCTCTCAGTACGATAGCGTGGACAAACTGATCGCGGGTGTCGAGGGGAGCCTGCGCCGGTTACAGACGGACCGCATCGATCTGATCCAGAACCATATTTTCTATCGCGAGCCGAACACGGACATCTTTATCGAGGGCTTCCAGCGGCTGCAGCGCGACGGAAAGGTGCGCGCCTACGGCCTAAGCTCGAGCGATTTCGCTTTCATCAAGGAGTTCAACCGCAATAGCCAGTGCGCGACGTTGCAGATTGACTACAGCCTCCTTAATCGAACGCCGGAGAGCGAGATTTTCCCGTATTGCCAGACGAGCAACATCGCCGTGATTGTTCGCGGAGCCCTGGCGATGGGCATTCTCGCGGGTAAATTCACTTCCGAGACGCGATTCTCCGAGGGTGACTTTCGTCGCAACTGGCACGAAAACCCTGATGAGCGACGCGTATTCCTGGAAGACCTCGACAAGGTCGAACGCCTGCGCTCGCTCGCGAACGGTCGCACGTTGTCCCAACTCGCGCTGCGTTTTGTCGTTGATCACCCCGCCGTAGCGACGGTCATCCCCGGCGCGCGTTCGCCCAAGCAGGCGCGCGAGAATGTGAAGGCGGGTCTCCTGCCCGCACTCACGCCGGCGGAACGTCAGCAAATCGATTCCGTTACTCCACCGGGAGGCGGCCGCAAGATCTGGCCAGCGTAAACCTCCCGATCATGAATCCGAAACGTATTGCGTTGATTTTTTCCACAATTTTGGTCGCGATCCCCATGCATGCGGCTTCCTATTACCCAACCCGACTGGACGACCCCAAAGCGGCTTATTTCACGCGGGAGAACTTCCCGGTGCATGCCGATGGCATCGCGGACGACGCCGACGCCTTGCAGCAGGCCATCGACCGTGTCCAGGAAACGGCCCACCAGGGCATCGTCTTCATTCCCGAGGGGCAATATCGCCTCGGCAAGACCGTTCATGTCTGGAATGGCATCCGCCTCATCGGGTATGGCAGTCGCCGGCCCGTCATTATTCTTGGCGAGAATACCCCCGGCTTTCAGGAGGGCGATGGCAAGTATCTGGTGCATTTCGTGAGCGACCGGCCGAAAGAGGACCTGCCCATCCGCGATGCCAACCCGGGCACGTTCTACACCGGGATGAGCAATATCGACATTGAGATTCGGGACGGCAACCCGGCCGCCGTGGGTATCCGCTTTCACGTGGCGCAGCACTCCTACCTTGCGCATATCGACTTTCGCATCGGCTCGGGCCGGGCGGGCATCGAGGAAGTGGGCAACGAAGCAGAAGACTTGCATTTCTTTGGAGGTGAGTTCGGCATCACAATGCACAAACCCTCACCCAGCTGGCCGTTCCTGCTGATCGACTCCTCGTTTGAAGGCCAGCGCAAAGCAGCCATTGAGACCGAGGAAGGCGGGCTCACCATCATTCGCAACCAGTTCAAAAGCGTGCCCACCGCTATCGCCGTCCGCGAAGACCGCGCCGAGGAACTCTGGATGAAGGATTCGCGCCTGGAAGACGTTACGGGTCCAGCGCTGATCATTAGCGACGAGCACAACGCACGGACCGAGATCAACCTCGAGAATGTCATCTGCGCGCGCGTCCCGGTTCTCGCTAGCTTCCGTGAAAGCGGGAAGACAATTGTGGGCACCGGCTCGGTGTATCAGGTCAAGGTATTCACGCACGGCCTGCACATCGCCGATCTTGGCGCCACGCCGGAAATCAAAACCACTTGTGAGACTGTCCCATTGCCGTCGCTACCGCCACCGGTCAAGTCAGACATCCCCGCACTGCCTCCCGCCGACACGTGGGCCAATATCCGGGCGCTCGGCGCCAAGGGCGACGGACAGACAGATGACACAACGGCATTCAAGGAAGCCATCGCCAAACATCGCGCGATTTACCTGCCGTCGGGCCGTTATCGCGTGACCGATACGCTCACGCTCAATCCGGATACTGTCCTCGTCGGCCTGCATCCGTTCGCGACACAACTTGTGCTCACGGATTCCACACCCGCGTTCGTGGGCCTTGGCGGGCCCAAACCGTTGCTCGAAACTCCCAAAGGTGGATCCAATATTGTCACCGGCATCGGCTTGGACACGGGGATCAACAGTCGCGCGGTGGCCGCCAAGTGGATGGCCGGGAAGGATTCGTTGATGAATGATGTCCGTTTCCTCGGTGGCCATGGTATGTACAATCCCGACGGCACACGCCTGGTAGTTTACAACAATAACCGTACCGGCGATCCCGACGCGGCGCGACGATGGGATTCCCAGTACTGGAGCCTTTGGATTACCGACGGCGGCGGCGGAACTTTTAAGGACATCTGGACGCCGAACTCATTCGCCCAGGCTGGCGTCTACATTTCTGATACCGTGACCGAAGGCCGTATCTATGCGATGTCCAGCGAGCACCACGTCCGCAACGAGGTGAAGTTGCGCAATGTCTCCAACTGGCAGATCTACGCCCTGCAAATGGAAGAGGAGCGCGGGGAAGGCCCCAACTGCCTGCCTGTGGACATCGACAACTCGAAGAATATCACGTTCGCCAATCTCTACCTCTACCGCGTTGCCAGCAACGCTCCATTCCCGTATGCGGTGAAACTCACCTCCTCCCGCGACATTCGCTTTCGCAACGTTCACGTTTACAGCCCCGGCAAGTTCACATTCGACAACACCATTTTCGACCAAACTCACAACGTGGAAACTCGTTCGCGAGAGATCGCATCCCTGAACATTTCCGGCAATCCGCCTCAAACTCCACCGACACATGAGTCACTAGTTCTGGCACCCGGGGCGAAGGTCGAGAAACTTGCCGGTGGGTTTAATAATATCGACGGAGCCACAGTCGATGCCGCGGGAAATGTTTATTTCATTGATGCGCGTTTTCAGCGCATCTACCGGTGGGCGCCGGAAAGTCATGCCGTGACGCTTCTCCGCGACAGCCCGCTGGAACCGGTTGGGTTGGTGTTCGACAAGTCTGGCAATCTTCTGGTCGTGACACGCCTAGGCCAGGTGTATGCGTTTCAGCCGGGTGGCCATGAGGACGAGATCACCGTTCTCCAGCCCGTGGCTGCGGCTCCGCGTCCTGGGCTTGTGCCGGTTCTGCCGATTAGCCGCTGGCGCGATGCGCACGACTTCATAAAGGTCAACACCCAGCCGGCGCCACTGCACTATCTCTCGCCCGACGGCACCACCTTCATCCCGTCCGTGGAAGATCCACGGAACTCCCGCCCGACGAGAGTCTTCTTTTCAACGACCGATTTGACCCGGGCGTACGGATTGGCCGCGGCCCCGACGAATCAGCCCTTTTACGTAGCTGACGAGTTTGGACAGAAGACGTGGGCTTTCAGCGTGCTGCCCGATGGCACGCTTGCCAACGCCAGGCTTTTTGCCGAGGAGGGCGAGGCTGGCATCACAACCGACACCGATGGAAATGTTTATGTCGCAGCCGGCAACGTCTTCGTCTTCGACCGGTCAGGCAAGCAGGTCGACTTGATTGAAGTGCCGGAACGTCCGACCAGTCTCGTGTTCGGCGGCAAAGATCGACGAACTCTTTTTATCACAGCGCGCAGCTCGCTTTATGAGGTACGGACCAGATTCAAAGGTCCGTAAAAAACTTCGGAAAGCTTTCGTGTCCAGTGATATAGTATTCCGTTGACGGGACGGGATTGATGTGTTGAATCGATTAGACTTGCCTTATGAATCGCTTGTTTATTACAATCGTTTGCATAGTGGGAATTTCGAGGGTTTATGTAATGTCGTTCGGGATTAAGAAATCGCTGTCATCACTCGCCGTCTGCGCTCTATTGGTCTTCGGGCTCTTTAGCAGTTGGACTTCCTCCATTTACGCGGTTACCAACCTCGTCTTCAGCGACGAATTCAACGGTGCCGGCACTAATGTGGATACCACAAAGTGGGGGTTTGATCTGGGCAATACCAGCAGCATTGCGGGTGGGGGCTGGGGCAACAATGAAAAGGAGACCTACTCCGCCGCCGCCAAGAATGCTTTCGTCTCGAATGGTGTGCTCCACATAGTCGCCCTCAATGACGTGGGAGGGGGTGCCCCCTATAGTTCTGCCCGGCTAAGAACATTGGGTCTATTCTCGCTTACATATGGGCGGATTGAGGTCCGCGCCCGGCTCCCCCGGGGATCTCCGTATTGGTGGCCGGCGATTTGGATGCTGGCAACCAATTATTCAGGTACTACCGGGCCTACCAACTCATGGCCTGAGTGCGGAGAGATCGACATGGTGGAGAGTAAGGGAGCTACTCCGCTGACAAACTTTTTTACCCTGCACAAGGATGGCGCCGGTAATCAGGGCGTCGACATATCAGCTCAAGTGAGATATACTTTCCCGTCAGGAGACGCCAACACCAATTTTCATACTTACGTTACCGAATGGAACACCAATTCCTTCCATGTTTCCATCGATAGTAACACGGTCCTCTACAGCAATGGCGGGACTATAAACAATTGGTCGAGTTCCATTGGCCCGTTCCCGGCGCCTTTTAATCATCCGTTCTACATCATCATGAACCTGGCTGTTGGTGGCAATTTCGTGGGCAATCCCGGCACTGCGACGATTAACGCCGCGACTACATTCCCCGGTGACATGCAGATTGATTACATTCGCGTTTACCAGGATGGTCCAGCGCCACCACTGGGCCCCCCATTACTCCTGTCTGTCGCGCCCAGCAATGGCTGCGCGAGCGGCGGGACGGCGATTACTCTTACCGGGACCAATTTCCAAAACACCGCGACGGTCACCATCAATGGTGTGAACGCCACCGCTGTCACGGTTGTGAATACCAATACGATAACAGCCATCACGGGTGCCAATGCAGCTGGAACGTACAACATAGTACTCAAGTGTACGAACCAACCTCCGACAACACTTACCAACGGATTTACCTACCTTGGCCCACCTCTTTTTGCAGGACCGGGCACTGTTACCCCGGCCGTCGAAGGCGCAACGTTGACCTGGTCCGCTGCATCGGGTTCCCCACCCTTTACCTACGGCGTATACGAAGCGACCAATAGCGGAGGCGAGATCAACCCGCTGTTGACCACCAACGCCCTGTCGGCATTCATTTCCCTGTATCCGGGGAGCAACAGCCCGATTACCTACTTCTTCAAAGTTAAGGCGACCGATACCTGCAGCGCCACTGACACCAACCAGGTTGAACTGTCCGTGCAGCCGCTTCTCAACCCGAACAGCAGCCAGGTCGGTGACGGGATTCCCAACGGCTGGAAGCAACAGTATGGCTTTAGTCCATTCGACAACACCGTTGCTGCTGCGGATCCTGACGGCGATGATCTTTCGAACTTGCAGGAATTCCAGTTGGGAACGAATCCATTGGACAATAACTCCCCGTTCCACGTTACGGCAGTTACCCTGCAGGGTTCAGACGTGCTTGTCTCGTGGCAGTCGGTCGGTGGCATGACGTCCGCCGTGGAATCCACACCTGCCCTCGGTGGCAGCTATTCGAATATCAGCGGCAATATTATCATCACGGGCTCTGGCCTGACGACGACGAACTACCTCGACCCGGGCGCCGTCACCAACGCGCCGCTTCAGTTCTATCGTATTCGCTTGATCCCCTGATGGCCGAAGAAGCCGTTTTTTGTTAGATCGTCCCTAGCGCGCGTCCCTCAGCGATTCACGGACACGTCTTTCAAACTCCTCGCAGCAGGCGAAAACGTCCATGTAGAAAGTGTTGAGTCTTTCGTCTTCGACCTCAACCCGAGCATTCTTGTAGTGGTGGGGACACCTCATCTGGGAGACCGTCGTCGCGTAATGACGTCTGATTCGTTCAGCAGTCGTCTCGGTTCTTGCTATCAATCCAAACCTCGCATTTGGACCCTGCCGACGGGAACAGAGTGTAAGACAAGAAGCACTCGCCTGCTTCTTCGGCCGCTTTGAGTAACAAACAACTGAGTGCCTGTCCAGAGAATTCTTGTTGGAGCTGCCACGCAAAATTCGTTTCTCGATTGAATTCCGCCTCCGGTGCCGGATCGCTGGTCGTAGACACTGCAGCGACCTCGTCTTATGATGAACTTTTTGATTGCTCGCAGATAGGGCTGTAAATCCGATTCGCAAACCTGTATGCATTCTGGTTGCCATGCCGCATGCATTCATCCGGTGTCTCAAATTCCGTTTCGGCAGTCTCGCGATTTTGGTTTCGCTTGCCGTGTCCGTCAACGGGGCTGCCGGAACGGTCGAGCAGTGGGGAGTTTTTGACATCCCGCTCTCTGGCTCGACCAATGGCAATCCCTTTGTGGATGTCCAGTTTTCTGCACGCTTTTCGTTCTCTACCTCGACGGTCGAAGTGGTTGGCTTTTACGACGGCGATGGGATTTATCGAGTACGGTTTATGCCTGACAAGCCCGGTCACTGGCGCTACACGACACACAGTAACCGGCCCGAACTCGACGTGAAAACGGGTGAGTTTGTTGTCACCTCACCCACGGGAAGCAACCACGGGCCGGTCCAGGTAGCTAACACGTACCACTTTGCTTATGGCGACGGCTCGCCGTTCCGTCCGATTGGCACAACTTCTTACAACTGGGCGCACATGGCGGACGCGTTGGAAGAGCAAACACTCGCCAGTCTCGCGGCCGCGCCCTTCAACAAGATCCGCATGTGCATTTTTCCAAAACATAACCCGGAAAGCACGAACGAACTGGCGCTTTTCCCGTTTGCCGGGACACCGCCGAAGTCCTGGGATTTTTCCCGCTTCGATCCGCGATTCTTCCAACACCTCGAAAAACGTGTCGGCGATCTCTGCGACCGGGGCATCGAGGCGGAACTGATTCTATTCGATCCTTACGACAAGGGCCGTTGGGGTTTCGACCGTATGCCGGTGGAAGTGGATGACCGGTATGTTCGCTACCTCGTCAGCCGCCTGGCCGCCTATCGCAACGTCTGGTGGTCACTGTCCAACGAATACGATTTCAACAAGCAGAAGAAGGAGTCGGATTGGGACCGTTTGTTCCACGTCTTACAAGCCGCGGATCCCTACGGCCACCCGCGCTCCATCCACAATGGCTTCCTCATTTACAACAACACACAACCGTGGGTCACGCACGCTAGCATCCAAAACGGGTCGGCAGTGGAAGATGCGGGTCGCGCCGAGTTGTATCGCGACGTATATCGTAAACCGGTCGTTTACGACGAGGTGAAATACGAGGGGAACATATGGAAGCGCTGGGGCAACCTTTCCGCAGAGGAAATGGTGTTTCGCTTCTGGCAGGGTACCGTCGCAGGCACCTATGTGACCCACGGCGAAGTCGTGACGAACGAACAACATATACTGTGGACCTCCGAAGGGGGTAAACTCCATGGGCAGAGTCCTCCACGGCTTGCGTTCCTCCGCCAGGTGCTCGCGGAAAGTCCGGCGACCGGCATCGACCCGATTGACAAATGGCAGGACTCAAACATGGGCGGCAAACTCGGTGAGTACTATCTGCTCTATTTTGGCAAGCAGACACCGACGTCGTGGCCCTTTGAACTCTACAAGGACCGCATTGCCAACGGCATGAAATTCACGGTTGAGGTGCTGGACACATGGGCCATGACCACCATGCCGGTCGAAGGTGAGTTCGTGGCGAAGAAGAAGGATAACTATCATTT
This genomic stretch from Verrucomicrobiia bacterium harbors:
- a CDS encoding aldo/keto reductase; translated protein: MATRRLGKSGIEISVIGTGLWAVGGGWGPVDDQQALGAIDASLEAGINFFDTADVYGNGHSEELLGKAMRGRRERFVVATKIGWAGYDGKNNRSQYDSVDKLIAGVEGSLRRLQTDRIDLIQNHIFYREPNTDIFIEGFQRLQRDGKVRAYGLSSSDFAFIKEFNRNSQCATLQIDYSLLNRTPESEIFPYCQTSNIAVIVRGALAMGILAGKFTSETRFSEGDFRRNWHENPDERRVFLEDLDKVERLRSLANGRTLSQLALRFVVDHPAVATVIPGARSPKQARENVKAGLLPALTPAERQQIDSVTPPGGGRKIWPA
- a CDS encoding DUF5060 domain-containing protein translates to MPHAFIRCLKFRFGSLAILVSLAVSVNGAAGTVEQWGVFDIPLSGSTNGNPFVDVQFSARFSFSTSTVEVVGFYDGDGIYRVRFMPDKPGHWRYTTHSNRPELDVKTGEFVVTSPTGSNHGPVQVANTYHFAYGDGSPFRPIGTTSYNWAHMADALEEQTLASLAAAPFNKIRMCIFPKHNPESTNELALFPFAGTPPKSWDFSRFDPRFFQHLEKRVGDLCDRGIEAELILFDPYDKGRWGFDRMPVEVDDRYVRYLVSRLAAYRNVWWSLSNEYDFNKQKKESDWDRLFHVLQAADPYGHPRSIHNGFLIYNNTQPWVTHASIQNGSAVEDAGRAELYRDVYRKPVVYDEVKYEGNIWKRWGNLSAEEMVFRFWQGTVAGTYVTHGEVVTNEQHILWTSEGGKLHGQSPPRLAFLRQVLAESPATGIDPIDKWQDSNMGGKLGEYYLLYFGKQTPTSWPFELYKDRIANGMKFTVEVLDTWAMTTMPVEGEFVAKKKDNYHFVDEKGRAVPLPGKPYMAVCIRRVREPVGSSLKGTPPPADVTPE
- a CDS encoding glycosyl hydrolase family 28-related protein: MNPKRIALIFSTILVAIPMHAASYYPTRLDDPKAAYFTRENFPVHADGIADDADALQQAIDRVQETAHQGIVFIPEGQYRLGKTVHVWNGIRLIGYGSRRPVIILGENTPGFQEGDGKYLVHFVSDRPKEDLPIRDANPGTFYTGMSNIDIEIRDGNPAAVGIRFHVAQHSYLAHIDFRIGSGRAGIEEVGNEAEDLHFFGGEFGITMHKPSPSWPFLLIDSSFEGQRKAAIETEEGGLTIIRNQFKSVPTAIAVREDRAEELWMKDSRLEDVTGPALIISDEHNARTEINLENVICARVPVLASFRESGKTIVGTGSVYQVKVFTHGLHIADLGATPEIKTTCETVPLPSLPPPVKSDIPALPPADTWANIRALGAKGDGQTDDTTAFKEAIAKHRAIYLPSGRYRVTDTLTLNPDTVLVGLHPFATQLVLTDSTPAFVGLGGPKPLLETPKGGSNIVTGIGLDTGINSRAVAAKWMAGKDSLMNDVRFLGGHGMYNPDGTRLVVYNNNRTGDPDAARRWDSQYWSLWITDGGGGTFKDIWTPNSFAQAGVYISDTVTEGRIYAMSSEHHVRNEVKLRNVSNWQIYALQMEEERGEGPNCLPVDIDNSKNITFANLYLYRVASNAPFPYAVKLTSSRDIRFRNVHVYSPGKFTFDNTIFDQTHNVETRSREIASLNISGNPPQTPPTHESLVLAPGAKVEKLAGGFNNIDGATVDAAGNVYFIDARFQRIYRWAPESHAVTLLRDSPLEPVGLVFDKSGNLLVVTRLGQVYAFQPGGHEDEITVLQPVAAAPRPGLVPVLPISRWRDAHDFIKVNTQPAPLHYLSPDGTTFIPSVEDPRNSRPTRVFFSTTDLTRAYGLAAAPTNQPFYVADEFGQKTWAFSVLPDGTLANARLFAEEGEAGITTDTDGNVYVAAGNVFVFDRSGKQVDLIEVPERPTSLVFGGKDRRTLFITARSSLYEVRTRFKGP
- a CDS encoding family 16 glycosylhydrolase, giving the protein MSFGIKKSLSSLAVCALLVFGLFSSWTSSIYAVTNLVFSDEFNGAGTNVDTTKWGFDLGNTSSIAGGGWGNNEKETYSAAAKNAFVSNGVLHIVALNDVGGGAPYSSARLRTLGLFSLTYGRIEVRARLPRGSPYWWPAIWMLATNYSGTTGPTNSWPECGEIDMVESKGATPLTNFFTLHKDGAGNQGVDISAQVRYTFPSGDANTNFHTYVTEWNTNSFHVSIDSNTVLYSNGGTINNWSSSIGPFPAPFNHPFYIIMNLAVGGNFVGNPGTATINAATTFPGDMQIDYIRVYQDGPAPPLGPPLLLSVAPSNGCASGGTAITLTGTNFQNTATVTINGVNATAVTVVNTNTITAITGANAAGTYNIVLKCTNQPPTTLTNGFTYLGPPLFAGPGTVTPAVEGATLTWSAASGSPPFTYGVYEATNSGGEINPLLTTNALSAFISLYPGSNSPITYFFKVKATDTCSATDTNQVELSVQPLLNPNSSQVGDGIPNGWKQQYGFSPFDNTVAAADPDGDDLSNLQEFQLGTNPLDNNSPFHVTAVTLQGSDVLVSWQSVGGMTSAVESTPALGGSYSNISGNIIITGSGLTTTNYLDPGAVTNAPLQFYRIRLIP
- a CDS encoding Gfo/Idh/MocA family oxidoreductase, which encodes MKSVRLGIIGLGNMGVGHADNIMSGKINRCEVAAVCDPAPEKVARFPQAKGFTRSNELIRSGAVDAVLIATPHFDHTVSGIDALQAGLHVLVEKPISVQKADCERLIAARKDPKLIFAIMFQQRTDPCYKKIRELIQAGELGQIRRINWIITNWFRPEAYYKLGSWRATWAGEGGGVLLNQCPHNLDLFQWFFGMPKRVRGFCGLGRYHDIEVEDDVTACFEYADGATAVFITSTGEAPGTNRLEVAAENGRLVFENDVLSFTRNETPMGEFSRAATKPFAAPATREFKFTFPDRGGQHVEVLQNFVDAILDGQPLIAPAPEGIHSVELANAIVLSSAQNQTIELPLDAAAYEEFLQGKIDTSRFKRGAKRPPGVITDDLAASYKR
- a CDS encoding PEP-CTERM sorting domain-containing protein yields the protein MNGISKFIGSSVCAVAFLFAVGEVSAANLIANPGFETGTTASWLTLGTGVGATITVQTPDNGPSAAGSFNAYMTNSIAANNLALQQSTPNGSAVPGLVNYSFDLKFGSSLNGGVFFVHIWDVNSVGGVIDQGPGLLQPNVANDGNWHTFAGSFTAPATVNHLEIEFDCTTGAAAGSAESMHVDNVSLTQAVPEPTTVTLVGLGLFGAVAFGRKRKS